Proteins from one Deltaproteobacteria bacterium genomic window:
- a CDS encoding MBL fold metallo-hydrolase, whose product MPTATSSLVGPVRISNVWVMRDGEGRTFLVDAGHALERQTLLWGLRRLGVAGPGDLDAILLTHRHSDHAGNAAFLRERFRAPVHCHRADAVILEGEVPPPRLARRGAPIHHDALCHLEDRYPSRTTVDEAFEAGSIGLGFEAVHVGGHTEGSVMFLHEASGTLFTGDAILAGIPVQRLVRWLRLARPEYSLDVEACHRATLAFLAKGPPLKVLCAGHGPRVDRGLEGHLARLQRLGA is encoded by the coding sequence ATGCCCACCGCAACCTCGAGCCTCGTCGGCCCCGTCCGCATCTCCAACGTCTGGGTGATGCGGGACGGGGAGGGGCGCACCTTCCTCGTCGACGCGGGCCACGCCCTCGAGCGGCAGACCCTGCTCTGGGGGCTGCGCCGCCTCGGCGTGGCCGGGCCCGGGGACCTCGACGCCATCCTCCTCACCCACCGCCACTCGGATCACGCCGGGAACGCCGCCTTCCTGCGCGAGCGCTTCCGGGCGCCGGTCCACTGCCACCGGGCCGACGCGGTGATCCTCGAGGGGGAGGTCCCGCCGCCCCGCCTGGCCCGCCGCGGCGCCCCGATCCACCACGACGCCCTCTGCCACCTCGAGGATCGCTACCCCTCACGCACCACCGTGGACGAGGCCTTCGAGGCGGGCAGCATCGGCCTGGGCTTCGAGGCGGTGCACGTGGGCGGCCACACCGAGGGCTCGGTGATGTTCCTCCACGAGGCGAGCGGCACTCTCTTCACCGGCGACGCGATCCTCGCGGGGATCCCGGTGCAGCGCCTCGTGCGCTGGCTGCGCCTGGCGCGGCCCGAGTACAGCCTCGACGTCGAGGCCTGCCACCGCGCCACCCTCGCCTTCCTGGCGAAGGGGCCGCCGCTGAAGGTGCTCTGCGCCGGGCACGGTCCCCGGGTGGACCGCGGCCTCGAGGGGCACCTCGCCCGCCTGCAGCGGCTGGGCGCCTGA
- a CDS encoding histone deacetylase: MIASFLDRRRARRRLAREVSLYYHPGYGAEALGETARAVGIDAFRGETLLGTLARERLVRPEDLRVPRAISLPSLRKVHSEAHLEAVTHPETLARIFGLPTEMVRVDALLRSARLACGGTVSAARSLIHTERTIAVNLGGGFHHAEPEQGSGFCIYNDVAAAIHMLRDRAGIGRVAIVDLDYHQGNGNLVAFAADEEVLTLSVHGSVWTHVEAVADLSLELPPGTGDAAYLAALEEVVLPALERHAPELVFYIAGNDVLAGDRLGDFALTLDGVFERDRRVVECCRRLGRKLVITLGGGYQRLAVEGWARLLRWILTDRPVGREASTEDPRQRFKRVFRSLEPGRLQTEASSGLLGLRGLDAPLQLDLSDVLDDLSARPPAQRFLDFYTLSGMEYALERYGILDQIRERGYRDLQASGDFADRGHQILRLHGVGKRDPERARRLLVELVAYRASLPAPPGDPQQEQGLEVLWVEWLLLQDPMASFSLERPPLPGQQHPGLGISEEVLIALSGICVRLGFDGLLHRPAHYHNALVGSRHFRFLDPEMEGRFAALKGLLAGLDLGEASRAVDQGEIRLGDGRPLVWDAAHFYLPVSRRLREFFESEAYRQRSEAARVALLEEGLHRVEG; the protein is encoded by the coding sequence ATGATCGCCTCCTTCCTCGACCGCCGCCGGGCGCGCAGGCGCCTCGCCCGCGAGGTGAGCCTCTACTACCACCCGGGCTACGGGGCGGAGGCCCTCGGCGAGACGGCCCGGGCCGTCGGGATCGACGCCTTCCGGGGCGAGACCCTCCTGGGCACCCTCGCCCGGGAGAGGCTGGTGCGGCCGGAGGACCTGCGGGTGCCCCGGGCCATCAGCCTGCCCTCCCTGCGCAAGGTCCACTCCGAGGCGCACCTCGAGGCGGTCACCCACCCCGAGACCCTCGCCCGGATCTTCGGGCTGCCGACCGAGATGGTGCGGGTCGACGCGCTGCTGCGCTCCGCCCGCCTGGCCTGCGGGGGGACGGTGAGCGCGGCGCGCTCGCTGATCCACACCGAGCGGACGATCGCCGTGAACCTCGGCGGGGGCTTCCACCACGCCGAGCCCGAGCAGGGCAGCGGCTTCTGCATCTACAACGACGTCGCCGCGGCCATCCACATGCTGCGGGATCGGGCGGGGATCGGCCGGGTGGCCATCGTCGACCTCGACTACCACCAGGGCAACGGCAACCTCGTGGCCTTCGCCGCCGACGAGGAGGTGCTCACCCTCTCGGTCCACGGCTCGGTCTGGACCCACGTGGAGGCCGTGGCGGATCTCTCCCTCGAGCTGCCGCCGGGGACCGGTGACGCCGCCTACCTCGCGGCGCTGGAGGAGGTGGTCCTGCCGGCCCTCGAGCGCCACGCGCCCGAGCTCGTCTTCTACATCGCGGGCAACGACGTGCTGGCCGGTGACCGCCTCGGCGACTTCGCGCTGACCCTGGACGGGGTCTTCGAGCGCGACCGGCGGGTGGTGGAGTGCTGCCGCCGCCTGGGCCGGAAGCTGGTGATCACCCTCGGGGGCGGCTACCAGCGGCTGGCGGTGGAGGGCTGGGCCCGGCTCCTGCGCTGGATCCTCACCGATCGGCCGGTGGGCCGGGAGGCCTCCACCGAGGATCCCCGGCAGCGCTTCAAGCGAGTCTTCCGCAGCCTCGAGCCGGGCCGGCTCCAGACCGAGGCCAGCTCCGGCCTCCTCGGCCTGCGGGGCCTCGACGCGCCCCTCCAGCTGGATCTCTCCGACGTCCTCGACGACCTCTCGGCGCGGCCGCCGGCCCAGCGCTTCCTCGACTTCTACACCCTCTCCGGCATGGAGTACGCGCTGGAGCGCTACGGGATCCTCGACCAGATCCGCGAGCGGGGCTACCGCGACCTGCAGGCCTCGGGCGACTTCGCGGATCGCGGTCACCAGATCCTGCGCCTGCACGGCGTGGGCAAGCGCGACCCGGAGCGCGCCCGCCGCCTGCTGGTCGAGCTGGTCGCCTACCGCGCCTCGCTCCCGGCGCCCCCGGGCGATCCCCAGCAGGAGCAGGGGCTCGAGGTGCTCTGGGTCGAATGGCTCCTCCTCCAGGATCCCATGGCCTCCTTCTCCCTGGAGCGGCCGCCCCTGCCCGGCCAGCAGCACCCCGGCTTGGGGATCAGCGAGGAGGTGCTCATCGCCCTCTCCGGCATCTGCGTCCGCCTGGGCTTCGACGGGCTGCTCCACCGGCCGGCGCACTACCACAACGCCCTGGTGGGCTCGCGGCACTTCCGCTTCCTCGACCCCGAGATGGAGGGGCGCTTCGCCGCCCTGAAGGGACTCCTCGCCGGCCTCGACCTCGGCGAGGCCTCCCGGGCCGTCGATCAGGGAGAGATCCGGCTCGGGGACGGCAGGCCGCTGGTCTGGGACGCGGCCCACTTCTACCTGCCGGTGAGCCGCCGCCTGCGGGAGTTCTTCGAGAGCGAAGCCTACCGGCAGCGCTCGGAGGCGGCCCGGGTGGCCCTCCTGGAGGAGGGCCTGCACCGCGTCGAGGGCTGA
- the hemG gene encoding protoporphyrinogen oxidase — protein sequence MKIVIIGGGISGLASAYRVQEAARAAGVKPEITLLERDAHLGGKIRSDRHEGWVVETGPNGYLDSKPGTVRLVKDLGLEDKTLPADEASKTRLLYLDGRLQALPTSPPGFMTSSVLPLGGRLRILLEPFQKVGPEDETLAEFGRRRLGNHAVERLLDPFVTGIFAGDPERLSVAAAFPAVKKLELEHGGLIKGMRARAKERRLAAKRGEVQQSSGGAAGPGGHLTSMAGGLTQLIDGIAEAIEGDLRTGVTVEALARNGAGWKVHLVGEPGETLEADVVVLATPAPAAASLLEGVDAESAGLLRGTPYASMTVVGLGFPKDAIHHDLRGFGYLIPGREKRKILGCLWTSSIYPGHRAPKGYVLMRVMVGGARAPELAALPDDELLALVRSELELTMGMRWVPPSHQRIFRWPQAVPQYPVGHLVSMGKVLERLAGAHPGLFLTGNHLYGIGINDCTADAERIAGLFTEFVKSKGT from the coding sequence ATGAAGATCGTCATCATCGGCGGCGGGATCTCGGGTCTCGCCTCGGCCTACCGGGTCCAGGAGGCGGCGCGCGCCGCCGGCGTGAAGCCCGAGATCACCCTCCTGGAGCGCGACGCTCACCTCGGCGGGAAGATCCGCTCCGACCGCCACGAGGGCTGGGTGGTCGAGACCGGCCCCAACGGCTACCTCGACTCGAAGCCGGGCACGGTGCGCCTGGTGAAGGACCTCGGCCTGGAGGACAAGACCCTCCCGGCGGACGAGGCCTCCAAGACGCGCCTGCTCTACCTCGACGGGAGGCTGCAGGCGCTGCCGACCTCGCCCCCGGGCTTCATGACCTCCTCGGTGCTGCCCCTCGGCGGGCGCCTGCGGATCCTCCTCGAGCCCTTCCAGAAGGTCGGCCCCGAGGACGAGACCCTGGCCGAGTTCGGCCGGCGCCGCCTCGGGAACCACGCCGTCGAGCGCCTCCTCGATCCCTTCGTCACCGGGATCTTCGCCGGTGACCCCGAGCGCCTCTCGGTGGCCGCGGCCTTCCCCGCGGTGAAGAAGCTGGAGCTCGAGCACGGCGGCCTCATCAAGGGGATGCGCGCCCGGGCGAAGGAGCGGCGCCTCGCCGCCAAGCGGGGCGAGGTGCAGCAGTCCAGCGGCGGCGCCGCGGGCCCCGGGGGGCACCTCACCTCCATGGCCGGCGGCCTCACCCAGCTCATCGACGGGATCGCCGAGGCCATCGAGGGTGACCTGCGCACCGGCGTGACCGTCGAGGCCCTGGCGAGGAACGGCGCCGGCTGGAAGGTCCACCTGGTCGGTGAGCCCGGCGAGACCCTGGAAGCCGACGTGGTCGTCCTCGCCACCCCGGCGCCGGCGGCCGCCTCCCTCCTCGAGGGCGTCGACGCCGAGAGCGCCGGCCTGCTGCGCGGGACCCCCTACGCCTCGATGACCGTGGTCGGGCTGGGCTTCCCCAAGGACGCCATCCACCACGATCTGCGCGGCTTCGGCTACCTCATCCCCGGGCGAGAGAAGCGCAAGATCCTCGGCTGCCTCTGGACCTCCTCGATCTACCCCGGCCACCGCGCCCCCAAGGGCTACGTGCTGATGCGGGTGATGGTCGGCGGCGCCCGGGCCCCCGAGCTGGCGGCGCTGCCGGACGACGAGCTGCTGGCCCTGGTGCGCTCCGAGCTGGAGCTCACCATGGGGATGCGCTGGGTGCCGCCCAGCCACCAGCGGATCTTCCGCTGGCCCCAGGCCGTCCCCCAGTACCCGGTGGGCCACCTCGTCAGCATGGGGAAGGTCCTCGAGCGGCTCGCCGGAGCCCACCCGGGCCTCTTCCTCACCGGCAACCACCTCTACGGCATCGGCATCAACGACTGCACCGCGGACGCCGAGCGGATCGCCGGGCTCTTCACGGAGTTCGTGAAGAGCAAGGGCACCTAG
- a CDS encoding 2TM domain-containing protein gives MSTKQRATLTVQERDYTVEEVGEVIRTASSLVRVGDAALATPPKDTLGFGELTELARELGIPQEQLLAAIPEADARRARALKRTKRKMRFWKHLLTYIPVVGGLMAIDYFVTLFGAPGIAVGTVVFAGLWGIGLVMHGLRTYLTGPEGALHRSVYAGELEAEKRKKLT, from the coding sequence ATGAGCACGAAGCAGCGGGCCACCCTCACCGTCCAGGAGCGCGACTACACCGTCGAGGAGGTCGGCGAGGTCATCCGCACCGCCTCCTCCCTGGTGAGGGTGGGGGACGCGGCCCTGGCCACCCCCCCGAAGGACACCCTGGGCTTCGGCGAGCTCACCGAGCTGGCCAGGGAGCTGGGCATCCCCCAGGAGCAGCTGCTGGCCGCCATCCCCGAGGCCGACGCGCGCCGGGCGCGGGCCCTGAAGCGCACCAAGCGGAAGATGCGCTTCTGGAAGCACCTCCTCACCTACATCCCGGTGGTGGGCGGCCTCATGGCGATCGACTACTTCGTGACCCTCTTCGGGGCGCCGGGCATCGCCGTGGGCACCGTGGTCTTCGCGGGCCTCTGGGGCATCGGCCTGGTGATGCACGGCCTGCGCACCTACCTCACCGGCCCCGAGGGCGCCCTGCACCGCTCGGTCTACGCCGGCGAGCTCGAGGCGGAGAAGAGGAAGAAGCTGACCTAG
- the hemE gene encoding uroporphyrinogen decarboxylase: MRDPVTEPAHPFLRAAFGLPTEFTPIWIMRQAGRYLPEYRAIREKVSFIELCKTPDLAAEVTVQPIDRLGVDAAILFCDILVPCEAMGLELSFEGGPPKITPPVRSLAAAEALVVPDPVETMGYVMEAIRKIRERLAGRVPLIGFAGAPFTLATYMVEGGGSKDFLNLKRMIHAEPATYRLMMEKIADTTALYLNAQIEAGAQAVQIFDSWGGALSPADFREYELPYVQRIIDQLACEDIPVIFFVGQSASLIEVMLESGADVLGIDWRIPLDDARRRIAGRAAVQGNLDPMTLYAPIPKIEEKVKGILDAAGTAPGHIFNLGHGITQYTEPEHAVALVEAVHRLSRR; this comes from the coding sequence ATGAGAGACCCAGTCACCGAGCCCGCACATCCCTTCCTCCGCGCCGCTTTTGGCCTCCCCACCGAGTTCACCCCCATCTGGATCATGCGCCAGGCGGGCCGCTATCTGCCCGAGTACCGGGCGATCCGCGAGAAGGTGAGCTTCATCGAGCTGTGCAAGACCCCGGACCTCGCGGCCGAGGTCACCGTGCAGCCGATCGACCGCCTCGGCGTCGACGCGGCCATCCTCTTCTGCGACATCCTCGTGCCCTGCGAGGCGATGGGCCTCGAGCTCTCCTTCGAGGGCGGGCCGCCGAAGATCACCCCGCCGGTGCGCTCCCTCGCGGCCGCCGAGGCGCTGGTGGTCCCGGACCCCGTCGAGACGATGGGCTACGTGATGGAGGCGATCCGCAAGATCCGCGAGCGCCTCGCCGGGCGGGTGCCCCTGATCGGCTTCGCCGGCGCGCCCTTCACCCTGGCCACCTACATGGTCGAGGGCGGCGGCTCGAAGGACTTCCTCAACCTCAAGCGGATGATCCACGCCGAGCCGGCGACCTACCGCCTGATGATGGAGAAGATCGCCGACACCACCGCGCTCTACCTCAACGCCCAGATCGAGGCGGGCGCCCAGGCGGTGCAGATCTTCGACTCCTGGGGCGGCGCCCTCTCGCCGGCCGACTTCCGCGAGTACGAGCTGCCCTACGTCCAGCGGATCATCGACCAGCTGGCCTGCGAGGACATCCCGGTCATCTTCTTCGTGGGGCAGTCGGCCTCGCTGATCGAGGTCATGCTCGAGTCCGGCGCCGACGTCCTCGGCATCGACTGGCGGATCCCCCTCGACGACGCGCGCCGCCGGATCGCCGGCCGGGCCGCCGTGCAGGGCAACCTCGACCCGATGACCCTCTACGCCCCGATCCCCAAGATCGAGGAGAAGGTGAAGGGCATCCTCGACGCCGCCGGCACCGCGCCGGGCCACATCTTCAACCTCGGCCACGGGATCACGCAGTACACCGAGCCCGAGCACGCCGTGGCCCTCGTCGAGGCAGTGCATAGACTGTCCCGGCGATGA